One Tachysurus vachellii isolate PV-2020 chromosome 8, HZAU_Pvac_v1, whole genome shotgun sequence genomic window carries:
- the gpr39 gene encoding G-protein coupled receptor 39 produces the protein MEQESDLNWQNLEMKFGVKVFLTVLYSLILILGILGNSITIHVTQVLQRKGYLQKCVTDHMVSLACSDLLVLLIGMPVELYSAIWFPFSSASGNAACKIYNFLFEACSYATILNVTTLSFERYMAICHPFRYKVLANARTAHLILAAWLTSILIAVPLLITTGTQGHVVEPGGAPAKNLTFCTNLHEYWGMYRASVFVAFILYLLVLGSVAFMCRSMIVVLKAPMITTDTSGTSGPKHENARVKASRKQTIIFLVLIVCALLVCWMPNQVRRMMSASIPKKSWNRSYLLSYVKLHPIADTFFYLSSVLNPMLYNLSSRQFRTAFLQALCCRLSIEHVNKRTVEKSKAPHASSHSLRPLLRRKSQQKSTPPSSRDAETLNLSAESSPVVQKLDTPPAVSSETDT, from the exons ATGGAACAGGAAAGTGATCTGAACTGGCAAAACCTGGAGATGAAGTTTGGAGTGAAGGTCTTCCTCACAGTACTCTACAGCCTCATTCTTATCCTAGGAATTCTAGGGAACAGTATCACTATTCATGTCACACAGGTGCTTCAGAGAAAAGGGTACTTGCAGAAGTGTGTCACTGATCACATGGTGAGCCTGGCCTGCTCTGATTTGCTGGTATTGCTGATTGGCATGCCCGTGGAACTCTATAGTGCCATCTGGTTCCCCTTTAGCTCTGCTTCTGGAAACGCAGCCTGCAAGATCTATAACTTCCTGTTTGAAGCGTGCAGCTATGCCACCATCCTCAATGTGACCACTCTAAGCTTTGAACGCTACATGGCTATATGCCATCCATTTCGCTACAAAGTGTTAGCAAATGCCCGCACTGCTCACCTCATCCTCGCTGCATGGCTTACCTCCATCCTCATTGCTGTGCCTCTGCTAATTACAACTGGAACTCAAGGTCATGTGGTAGAGCCAGGAGGAGCACCGGCAAAGAACCTGACCTTCTGCACCAACCTGCATGAGTACTGGGGAATGTATCGTGCCAGTGTTTTTGTCGCTTTCATCCTCTACCTGCTGGTCCTTGGCAGCGTGGCTTTCATGTGCAGGAGCATGATTGTAGTCCTCAAAGCCCCCATGATTACTACAGACACTTCAGGCACTAGCGGGCCTAAACATGAGAATGCCAGAGTCAAAGCCTCACGCAAGCAGACCATCATTTTTTTAG TGCTGATCGTGTGTGCGCTGCTCGTATGCTGGATGCCAAACCAGGTACGGCGCATGATGTCAGCATCCATACCCAAGAAATCATGGAACAGGAGTTACTTGCTGTCATATGTGAAATTGCACCCTATAGCTGACACCTTCTTCTACCTGAGCTCTGTGCTAAACCCTATGCTCTACAATCTCTCATCACGCCAGTTTCGCACAGCTTTCCTGCAGGCGTTGTGCTGTCGTCTCTCTATCGAGCATGTTAACAAGAGAACGGTGGAGAAGAGCAAAGCTCCTCATGCATCCAGCCATTCACTGCGTCCGCTGCTGCGCAGAAAATCCCAGCAGAAGAGCACTCCGCCTTCCAGCAGAGATGCTGAAACTCTGAACCTGAGTGCAGAGAGCAGCCCTGTTGTTCAGAAATTAGACACACCTCCAGCTGTCTCGTCAGAGACAGACACGTGA
- the LOC132850286 gene encoding solute carrier family 35 member F5-like yields the protein MRPARMSWGLCCAQKRRLVLGVIVLLIVDVIWVASSELTVYVFVQQQYSKPFFSTFVKTSMFILYLLGFLFWKPWRQQCAAQQQRGISISDTDSHVTAGGTENGYNNCLSEPLYVPVKFQDVADNGVSRESKTPVRKQRVRFSNVMEVRELPHSQALEAKLSRMSHTATSLRIMGKRSVSAVAKISFFFCFVWFLANLAYQEALTDTQVAIVNIVSSTSGLFTLILASIFPSNSSDRFTLSKLLAVILSMVGVAVVSFSGMDSSGGKGTIGCLWSLLGAMLYAVYIVMLKRKVDREEKLDIPMFFGFVGLFSLLLLWPGFVLLHYSRLELFEMPNRIVISYILINGLIGTVLSEFLWLWGCFLTSSLIGTLALSLTIPLSILTDMCLQKTSFSWLFFAGAIPVFLSFFLTALLSHYNNWDPAMVALRRVFSFICHKHRIHRLAEDSEQCESLIPLQSSALENRDFCS from the exons ATGCGCCCAGCACG GATGAGTTGGGGACTATGCTGTGCCCAGAAGAGGAGGCTGGTGCTGGGTGTCATTGTCCTCTTGATTGTGGACGTAATCTGGGTCGCTTCATCCGAACTCACTGTA tatgtgtttgtgcagcAGCAGTACAGCAAGCCCTTTTTTAGCACGTTTGTGAAGACCTCCATGTTCATACTGTACCTGCTGGGCTTCCTGTTCTGGAAACCATGGAGACAGCAGTGTGCAGCTCAGCAGCAACGTGGCATATCC atttctgaTACTGATTCACATGTAACTGCTGGTGGCACTGAAAACGGCTACAATAATTGCCTA AGCGAGCCTCTGTATGTGCCGGTGAAGTTTCAGGATGTTGCTGATAACGGTGTCAGTCGAGAGTCTAAGACTC CTGTGAGGAAGCAGCGTGTGAGGTTCAGTAATGTGATGGAAGTACGTGAACTTCCTCACTCACAGGCGTTGGAAGCCAAACTGTCTCGCATGTCTCATACTGCCACCTCACTCAGGATTATGGGAAAACgtagtgtcagtgctgtggcaaaaatcagcttcttcttctgttttgtG tggTTCCTGGCAAATCTGGCCTATCAGGAGGCtctaacagacacacaggtGGCAATTGTAAACATTGTGTCCTCCACCTCAG GCCTTTTCACTTTAATCTTGGCCTCCATCTTTCCCAGTAATAGCAGCGATCGCTTCACACTTTCCAAACTGCTTGCTGTTATTCTCAG TATGGTGGGAGTGGCTGTGGTCAGTTTTTCGGGGATGGACAGTTCTGGTGGAAAAGGCACTATTG GCTGTCTCTGGTCACTGCTGGGTGCGATGTTATACGCTGTCTACATCGTTATGCTAAAAAGAAAAGTTGATCGAGAGGAGAAGTTGGACATCCCAATGTTCTTTG gctttgTGGGCTTGTTTAGCCTGCTGCTGTTATGGCCTGGCTTTGTGCTGCTGCACTACTCTAGGTTGGAGCTGTTCGAGATGCCCAATCGCATTGTAATCAGCTACATCCTCATCAACGGCCTGATCGGCACTGTGCTCTCAGAGTTCCTCTGGTTATG gGGCTGTTTTCTCACTTCATCTCTAATTGGGACACTGGCTCTAAGTTTGACAATTCCGCTGTCCATCCTGACCGATATGTGCTTGCAGAAG aCAAGTTTCTCGTGGTTATTCTTTGCTGGGGCAATTCCagtttttctctccttcttcctGACTGCACTCCTGAGCCACTACAATAACTGGGACCCGGCAATGGTGGCACTGCGGAGAGTTTTCTCCTTTATCTGCCACAAGCACAGGATTCACAG ATTAGCAGAGGacagtgagcagtgtgaaagTCTCATTCCCTTACAGAGCTCTGCCCTCGAGAACAGGGATTTTTGCTCttga